Proteins from a genomic interval of Undibacterium parvum:
- a CDS encoding GAF domain-containing sensor histidine kinase: MESRLHRLEAVQAILLEIGQKATACRDITEFLRAVHAALGRVMYAANFYVALTDGSNQAVRFVYFVDEADATPDPTELFVLPATNQSATSWVIQNRQRLIMSAQEFRQMILSAWNGTPAEQWMGCPLLDQHQQALGAIVIQSYRPEISFSLEDQALFSQIASHVAMALQGLQHRDSLELAVQQRTALLEHEIAERKHAEALQRALFEIAELSSSVEQVSTLYASIHQSIAKLLFARNFVILRFHADSDEISIEYFVDETESIPTTSRFPLGVGLSSYVIRSKQAQLIDHARFEELIASAEIRHGLGNLQMSSWMGAPMLVHEQIIGVLILQSYDPTILYSEQDLNLLAFVANHVASALSRFDAELALRLAKSELEQQNSALSQALLALQEAQGTLVRQEKMVALGGLVAGIAHEINTPLGICVTATSHLAEELKLTRQELAENSLSEQGLQQFFEVLDQALRILDSNTQRAATLVRSFKQVAVDQSSDHLREFDLHDYLEEILHSLQPKFKGKKIAITLDCVSGILLTSFPGALSQLLTNMLMNSLMHGFNQDSAGKIHIAACLDADQVCLEYSDDGNGMDAEALTKLFDPFYTTKRGQGGSGLGAHIIFNLITDVLKGTILASSEIGNGLRYRLRFPRQLQD, from the coding sequence ATGGAAAGTCGTCTGCATCGCCTGGAAGCGGTACAGGCGATATTGCTGGAAATCGGTCAGAAAGCGACTGCTTGCCGCGATATCACTGAATTTCTGCGCGCGGTTCATGCGGCACTCGGTCGCGTCATGTATGCGGCCAATTTTTATGTGGCCTTGACCGACGGTAGTAATCAGGCGGTGCGCTTCGTGTATTTTGTCGATGAAGCCGATGCCACTCCCGACCCCACAGAATTATTTGTATTGCCAGCGACCAATCAGTCGGCCACCTCTTGGGTGATACAGAATCGTCAACGTCTCATCATGAGCGCGCAAGAATTCCGGCAGATGATACTCAGCGCTTGGAATGGCACACCCGCCGAGCAATGGATGGGTTGCCCCTTACTCGATCAACACCAGCAAGCCTTGGGTGCCATCGTCATCCAAAGTTATAGGCCAGAAATCAGCTTCAGTCTGGAAGATCAGGCCTTGTTTAGCCAGATTGCCAGCCATGTTGCGATGGCCTTACAGGGCCTGCAACATAGAGATAGCCTGGAACTCGCAGTCCAGCAGAGAACCGCACTACTAGAACACGAAATCGCCGAACGCAAACATGCCGAGGCGCTGCAACGCGCCCTGTTTGAAATCGCCGAATTGTCTAGCTCGGTAGAGCAAGTGAGCACTCTGTACGCCAGCATCCATCAAAGTATCGCGAAATTACTGTTCGCCCGCAATTTTGTGATTTTGCGTTTTCATGCCGATAGCGATGAAATCAGCATAGAGTATTTTGTCGATGAAACCGAGTCTATCCCCACCACCAGCAGATTCCCTTTGGGTGTGGGTTTGAGTTCGTATGTGATACGCAGTAAGCAAGCACAACTGATCGATCATGCGCGCTTTGAAGAGCTGATAGCCAGCGCAGAAATTCGCCATGGTTTGGGCAATTTACAGATGTCCAGCTGGATGGGAGCACCTATGCTGGTGCATGAACAGATTATCGGTGTACTCATCTTACAAAGCTACGACCCGACGATTTTGTATTCAGAGCAGGATTTAAATTTACTCGCCTTTGTCGCCAATCATGTGGCAAGCGCCTTGTCACGCTTTGATGCGGAGCTCGCGTTACGCCTCGCCAAGAGCGAGCTTGAACAACAAAACAGCGCGCTCAGCCAGGCCTTACTCGCCCTGCAAGAAGCGCAAGGCACTTTAGTCAGACAAGAAAAAATGGTGGCGCTCGGTGGCTTGGTGGCAGGTATCGCACATGAGATAAATACGCCGCTAGGCATATGCGTGACCGCCACCAGCCATTTGGCCGAAGAGCTGAAACTAACGCGCCAGGAGCTGGCCGAGAATAGTCTTAGCGAACAAGGATTACAGCAATTTTTTGAGGTACTCGATCAGGCGCTGCGCATCTTGGATAGCAATACCCAGCGTGCCGCCACTTTGGTACGCAGCTTCAAGCAGGTGGCGGTGGATCAATCCTCGGATCATTTGCGTGAGTTTGATTTACACGACTATCTGGAAGAAATCCTGCACTCGCTACAACCCAAGTTCAAGGGCAAAAAAATTGCCATCACGCTAGACTGCGTCAGCGGCATACTGCTGACTAGCTTTCCCGGAGCCTTGTCGCAATTGCTGACCAATATGCTGATGAATTCGCTGATGCATGGTTTTAATCAAGATAGCGCTGGCAAAATACATATTGCGGCATGCTTAGACGCTGATCAGGTTTGTCTGGAATACAGCGATGACGGTAACGGCATGGATGCAGAAGCTTTGACAAAATTATTTGACCCGTTTTACACCACCAAACGCGGCCAGGGCGGCAGTGGTTTGGGCGCGCATATTATCTTTAATCTTATCACCGACGTGCTCAAAGGAACGATACTGGCAAGCAGCGAAATCGGCAATGGCCTGCGCTATCGCCTACGTTTTCCACGTCAACTACAAGACTAA
- a CDS encoding Lrp/AsnC ligand binding domain-containing protein produces the protein MLDKISKRILAELQNDGRISNVELATRVNLSPAACLERVRKLQESGYILGYTAQLNPHLLDVALLVFIEVVLDRTTADVFEAFKRGVQAIPEVLECHMVAGGFDYLVKARVKDMNAYRDFLGKSLLQLNGVRETHTYAVMEEVKNTTSLPIK, from the coding sequence ATGCTAGACAAAATCAGTAAAAGAATATTGGCCGAATTACAAAATGACGGCCGTATCAGCAACGTAGAATTAGCCACCCGTGTCAACCTCTCGCCTGCGGCTTGTCTAGAGCGCGTGCGTAAGTTACAAGAGTCGGGCTACATCTTAGGCTACACAGCACAACTCAATCCCCACCTGCTGGATGTTGCACTCTTGGTGTTTATTGAAGTAGTCCTGGATCGCACCACCGCCGATGTATTTGAAGCCTTTAAGCGCGGTGTGCAGGCGATACCCGAAGTACTGGAATGCCATATGGTGGCCGGCGGTTTTGATTACCTGGTCAAGGCGCGCGTCAAGGATATGAATGCTTACCGTGATTTTTTAGGTAAGTCCTTATTGCAGCTCAATGGTGTGCGCGAGACGCATACTTATGCAGTGATGGAAGAAGTAAAAAATACCACCAGTTTGCCCATCAAATAA
- the putA gene encoding trifunctional transcriptional regulator/proline dehydrogenase/L-glutamate gamma-semialdehyde dehydrogenase, with the protein MLRPTPTPFHALQSELLPHATPLRDAITQVYRRDEESSVQWLLSNINPHSGAQANIKSLAHQLVSAVRQQRTRASGVDALMHEFSLSSEEGVALMCMAEALLRIPDHATADRLIADKISKGDWRKHLGESPSLFVNAATWGLLVTGKLVSTNSDQGLGSALSRLITKGGEPLIRKGVDLAMRMLGNQFVTGQTIAEALKNGEDNEKRGYRYSYDMLGEAALTAHDAAFYFSAYETAIHAIGKASNGRGIKDGPGISVKLSALHPRYSRAQRARTMKELLPLLKKLILLAKQYNIGLNIDAEETDRLELSLDLMEALAFDADLKGFEGIGFVVQAYQKRCPYVIDYLIDLAQRSGTKFMVRLVKGAYWDSEIKRAQVDGMSGFPVYTRKVYTDVSYLLCAQKLLAATAVIYPQFATHNALTLATIYTWAQQENITDYEFQCLHGMGETLYDQVVDKDKLNKPCRIYAPVGSHQTLLAYLVRRLLENGANSSFVNQIVDEAISIDSLIADPLSIAAELGGKPHSGISLPTDLFGTERKNSDGLDFSNELELQKIAAHFAVCSAQVITATPLLYGQVSATSSQPVINPADHQDVVGHVIQADAHDVQMALLAAENYAIDWQTVTPSDRAAVLKKAADLLENQTLDFMALAIREAGKSLPNALAEVREAVDFLRYYAAQVEFLPNTQALGPVVCISPWNFPLAIFIGEVSAALAAGNVVLAKPAEQTPLIAFKAIQLLHDAGVPRGALQFLPGTGEVVGAQLVADKRVKGVIFTGSTEVAHIINRTLAKRSVAEHIDIPLIAETGGQNVMIVDSSALPEQVVNDVISSAFDSAGQRCSALRVLCLQVDIADKTLEMLKGAMQELRVGKPNQLAIDIGPVIDREAQQALQAHIDKMRGQAKNFYALDLPVSCENGTFIAPTMMEISSLSELTKEVFGPVLHVLRYKRDELPKLLESINASGFGLTLGVHSRIDETIDFITQRAHVGNIYVNRNIVGAVVGVQPFGGEGKSGTGPKAGGPLYLKRLQKNPAAAIAGHSVYERQAPGALDALLVWAKTHGHEKIAELAEQYAHRSPYKMTMVLPGPTGERNTLSFAPRGRVFCAASTVNCLLNQIAALLATGNTPVLPAQSISLLPSGLPMLVRDRILQAEATQAQVQFALVEGNLLADYKTLFAGQNEAIVCVIEMQESNEAPLWRLVAERALCINTTAAGGNASLMTLQN; encoded by the coding sequence ATGCTGAGACCTACGCCTACGCCCTTTCATGCTTTGCAATCCGAATTATTGCCACATGCTACACCTCTTCGCGATGCCATTACTCAGGTTTATCGGCGTGACGAAGAATCTTCGGTACAGTGGTTATTATCCAACATAAATCCCCATTCTGGTGCACAAGCGAATATTAAATCCCTCGCGCATCAATTAGTCAGTGCGGTGCGCCAACAGCGCACCCGCGCTTCTGGTGTGGATGCCCTGATGCACGAGTTTTCTTTGTCTTCCGAAGAAGGCGTGGCTTTGATGTGTATGGCAGAGGCCTTGTTGCGGATACCCGATCATGCCACCGCAGATCGCTTAATCGCCGACAAAATCAGTAAAGGTGACTGGCGCAAACATCTGGGCGAATCGCCCTCTTTGTTTGTCAATGCCGCCACCTGGGGCTTGCTGGTCACTGGCAAATTGGTCAGCACCAATAGTGATCAGGGTCTGGGCTCGGCCTTAAGTCGTCTGATCACCAAAGGTGGTGAACCTTTAATCCGTAAAGGTGTGGATCTGGCAATGCGCATGCTGGGTAATCAGTTCGTTACCGGCCAGACTATAGCCGAAGCCTTAAAAAACGGCGAGGATAACGAGAAGCGTGGTTATCGCTATTCTTACGACATGCTGGGTGAAGCGGCCTTGACTGCGCATGACGCTGCCTTTTATTTCAGCGCTTACGAAACCGCGATTCACGCCATAGGCAAGGCCTCGAACGGGCGTGGTATCAAAGACGGTCCGGGGATTTCGGTCAAACTCTCAGCCTTGCATCCGCGTTACTCGCGCGCGCAAAGAGCGCGCACTATGAAAGAGTTGTTGCCGCTGCTGAAAAAACTCATCTTACTGGCCAAGCAATACAACATTGGTCTCAATATCGATGCCGAAGAAACCGACAGACTGGAGCTGTCCTTAGATCTGATGGAAGCGCTGGCCTTTGATGCCGACTTGAAGGGTTTTGAAGGCATAGGTTTTGTGGTGCAGGCCTACCAAAAGCGTTGTCCGTACGTGATCGATTATCTGATCGATCTGGCGCAGCGTAGTGGCACTAAATTTATGGTGCGTCTGGTCAAGGGCGCGTATTGGGATTCTGAAATCAAGCGTGCGCAAGTTGACGGCATGAGCGGTTTCCCAGTGTATACCCGCAAGGTGTATACCGATGTCTCTTACCTTTTGTGCGCGCAAAAATTGTTGGCCGCCACCGCGGTGATTTATCCACAGTTCGCCACCCATAACGCGCTCACTTTGGCGACTATTTACACTTGGGCGCAGCAAGAAAATATTACCGATTATGAATTCCAGTGCCTGCATGGTATGGGCGAAACTCTGTACGATCAGGTGGTTGATAAAGATAAGCTAAACAAGCCTTGCCGTATCTATGCACCAGTCGGTTCGCATCAAACTTTGCTGGCCTATCTGGTACGTCGCTTGCTGGAAAATGGCGCGAATTCGTCTTTCGTCAACCAGATCGTTGACGAGGCGATTTCTATCGATTCGCTGATCGCCGATCCGCTCAGCATCGCTGCTGAATTGGGCGGTAAGCCGCATAGCGGTATTTCTTTGCCTACAGATTTATTTGGCACTGAACGCAAAAATTCGGACGGCCTGGATTTTAGCAATGAGTTGGAACTGCAAAAAATCGCGGCTCATTTCGCAGTCTGCAGTGCGCAAGTCATCACTGCAACGCCACTCTTGTATGGCCAAGTCTCGGCCACTAGCTCGCAACCGGTAATTAATCCAGCTGATCATCAGGATGTGGTCGGTCATGTGATACAAGCCGATGCGCACGACGTACAAATGGCTTTGCTGGCCGCCGAAAATTACGCAATAGACTGGCAAACGGTCACGCCTTCCGATCGTGCTGCCGTCCTGAAAAAAGCGGCAGATTTACTCGAGAACCAAACCCTCGATTTCATGGCCTTGGCAATCCGCGAAGCTGGTAAATCCCTACCGAATGCGCTGGCCGAAGTGCGTGAAGCGGTCGATTTTTTACGTTACTACGCGGCCCAGGTAGAATTTTTGCCGAACACGCAGGCCCTGGGTCCGGTGGTGTGTATCAGCCCTTGGAATTTCCCGTTGGCGATCTTTATCGGCGAGGTCAGCGCGGCGCTGGCGGCGGGTAATGTGGTGCTGGCGAAGCCGGCCGAACAGACGCCTTTAATTGCTTTTAAGGCTATTCAATTACTGCATGACGCCGGTGTTCCACGTGGAGCATTGCAATTCTTGCCGGGTACGGGCGAGGTGGTCGGCGCCCAGCTGGTGGCGGATAAGCGCGTTAAAGGCGTGATCTTTACCGGCTCTACCGAAGTGGCGCATATCATCAATCGCACTTTGGCCAAGCGTTCAGTGGCCGAGCATATCGACATCCCTTTGATCGCCGAAACTGGTGGCCAGAACGTCATGATCGTCGACAGCAGTGCCTTGCCGGAGCAGGTCGTCAATGATGTGATTTCTTCCGCCTTTGATAGCGCCGGTCAACGTTGCTCTGCCTTGCGTGTGCTTTGCCTGCAAGTCGACATCGCTGATAAAACGCTGGAAATGCTGAAGGGCGCGATGCAAGAATTGCGTGTCGGTAAACCGAATCAGTTGGCGATCGATATCGGGCCGGTGATCGATAGAGAGGCGCAGCAAGCGCTGCAAGCGCATATCGATAAAATGCGCGGGCAAGCCAAGAATTTTTACGCACTCGATCTGCCGGTTTCCTGCGAGAACGGCACTTTCATTGCACCTACCATGATGGAGATCTCTTCTTTGTCTGAGCTGACAAAAGAAGTGTTTGGTCCGGTCTTGCACGTCTTGCGTTACAAGCGCGACGAACTGCCTAAATTGCTAGAATCTATCAATGCCAGCGGCTTTGGTTTGACCTTGGGCGTGCATTCACGCATCGATGAAACCATCGATTTCATCACGCAAAGAGCGCATGTCGGGAATATTTACGTGAATCGCAATATCGTCGGCGCGGTCGTTGGCGTGCAGCCTTTTGGCGGTGAAGGTAAATCCGGTACTGGCCCGAAAGCCGGCGGCCCTCTGTATCTGAAGCGTCTGCAAAAAAATCCGGCGGCGGCGATTGCCGGACATAGCGTCTACGAACGTCAGGCACCAGGCGCATTGGATGCCTTGCTGGTCTGGGCCAAAACCCATGGCCATGAAAAAATCGCCGAACTGGCAGAGCAATATGCGCATCGCAGCCCTTACAAAATGACGATGGTCTTGCCCGGCCCTACCGGCGAGCGCAATACCCTGTCATTCGCACCGCGTGGTCGGGTGTTTTGCGCTGCCAGTACGGTCAATTGTCTGCTGAACCAAATCGCCGCTTTGCTGGCTACCGGTAATACCCCGGTGTTACCGGCGCAGAGCATCAGCTTATTGCCTAGCGGCTTGCCTATGCTGGTCCGTGATCGTATCTTGCAGGCAGAAGCGACCCAGGCGCAGGTCCAGTTTGCCTTAGTCGAAGGCAATCTGTTAGCCGACTACAAAACCCTGTTCGCAGGGCAAAATGAGGCGATCGTCTGCGTTATCGAGATGCAAGAAAGCAATGAAGCACCATTGTGGCGTCTGGTCGCCGAGCGCGCCTTATGCATTAACACCACGGCAGCTGGGGGCAATGCCAGTTTGATGACTTTGCAGAACTAA
- a CDS encoding putative metalloprotease CJM1_0395 family protein: MSSIVTGAGIGSSASVISAGKTGLALINAIGKPKPETASDKSSKIDNSAGLAPSPKVADAPVKNASATVQLSDEAKATVERLQARDRQVRAHEQAHLAASGGLATSGASYTYQKGPDGVRYAVGGEVSIDVSPGSTPQETIARAITIRAAALAPADPSGPDRAIAAQASQMEQKARNELATQQQGQVETQPQNKSGKGAAAYAAVSESGKVEATRINNYA, from the coding sequence ATGAGCAGTATTGTTACAGGTGCGGGTATAGGCTCTAGTGCTAGCGTGATTAGCGCAGGCAAGACCGGACTTGCCCTGATTAATGCCATAGGGAAACCAAAACCCGAAACTGCCAGCGATAAATCAAGCAAGATTGACAACAGTGCCGGCCTCGCACCCAGCCCCAAGGTTGCGGATGCGCCGGTTAAGAATGCCAGTGCCACGGTGCAACTGAGTGATGAAGCCAAGGCCACGGTAGAGCGCCTACAAGCGCGCGACAGGCAGGTACGCGCACATGAGCAAGCCCATCTGGCGGCCAGTGGTGGTTTGGCCACTAGCGGTGCTTCCTACACCTATCAAAAAGGTCCGGATGGGGTGCGTTACGCGGTCGGTGGCGAAGTGAGTATCGATGTCTCGCCTGGTAGTACACCGCAAGAAACCATCGCCCGTGCCATCACCATACGCGCCGCCGCGCTAGCGCCAGCCGATCCTTCAGGGCCGGATCGAGCAATCGCTGCGCAGGCCAGTCAGATGGAGCAAAAAGCCCGTAACGAACTGGCGACCCAGCAGCAAGGCCAGGTAGAAACTCAGCCGCAAAATAAGTCCGGTAAAGGCGCGGCAGCGTACGCCGCCGTCTCCGAGAGCGGTAAGGTTGAGGCTACTCGCATCAATAACTACGCCTGA
- a CDS encoding UPF0158 family protein has protein sequence MPSKRSSPAVKYSELLDAFDLISAAPQYTNNAYICKDSGKVYVALADSDEEEDELPEDVNSSEHYLELPHKNDFDLGNALALAFAEQELPDHYQTLADYFHAKGAYARFKAFLQGKNLLEAWYQYEIKATETALRHWCEEHHIALIN, from the coding sequence ATGCCATCCAAACGCTCATCGCCCGCCGTTAAATACAGCGAACTTCTCGATGCCTTCGACCTCATCAGTGCGGCACCGCAATATACGAATAACGCCTATATCTGCAAAGACAGCGGCAAAGTGTATGTGGCGCTAGCCGACAGTGACGAGGAGGAAGACGAGCTGCCGGAAGACGTGAATAGCTCTGAGCATTACCTGGAGTTGCCACATAAAAATGACTTCGATTTGGGCAATGCTTTGGCGCTGGCGTTTGCCGAGCAAGAGCTACCCGATCATTACCAGACTTTGGCCGACTACTTCCACGCCAAAGGTGCTTACGCCCGCTTCAAAGCGTTTTTACAAGGTAAAAATCTACTCGAAGCCTGGTATCAATACGAGATCAAGGCCACCGAAACCGCCTTGCGCCATTGGTGCGAAGAGCATCATATTGCCTTGATCAACTGA
- a CDS encoding LysR family transcriptional regulator has protein sequence MDRITAAQVFVEIAQRGSMVAAAEALDMSRAMVTRYLAEMEAWAGARLLHRSTRRLSLSAAGEQTLERCRAMLALAGSMHNASLDPATPQGLLRIASSHWLAQGTLADAVSSFLVHYPLTAIELQVDNRAVNLVQQGIDLAIRITNALEPNQIARRLATCDSMVCAAPAYLAQHGWPQNIQDLSAHNCLTYSYFGKSLWQFSHAGQTSAVAVSGNLSSNESMALLAASIKGVGISLQPRAAVAALIASGQLLQLLPEYQPQQLGVYGIYTSREHMQPALRAMLDHLLEWFAQDPDWRPAESA, from the coding sequence ATGGATAGAATCACCGCCGCTCAGGTCTTTGTAGAAATCGCCCAGCGCGGCAGTATGGTGGCTGCTGCCGAAGCGCTCGATATGTCACGCGCCATGGTGACGCGCTATCTGGCCGAGATGGAAGCGTGGGCCGGGGCCCGCCTCTTGCATCGCAGTACCCGTCGCCTCAGCCTGAGTGCGGCCGGTGAGCAAACCCTGGAACGTTGCCGTGCCATGTTGGCTTTGGCGGGCAGCATGCACAATGCCAGCCTCGATCCAGCCACGCCGCAAGGTTTGTTGCGTATCGCCAGCTCGCATTGGCTGGCACAGGGCACGCTGGCCGACGCTGTGAGCAGTTTTTTAGTCCACTATCCGCTCACCGCGATCGAGTTACAGGTGGATAATCGTGCCGTGAATCTGGTCCAGCAGGGCATCGATCTGGCAATCCGCATCACCAATGCGCTAGAGCCGAACCAGATCGCGCGTCGCCTTGCCACTTGTGACTCGATGGTGTGCGCCGCACCGGCGTATTTGGCGCAACATGGCTGGCCCCAAAATATCCAGGACCTGAGTGCGCATAATTGTCTGACTTACAGTTATTTTGGCAAAAGTCTATGGCAGTTCAGCCACGCCGGGCAGACCAGCGCGGTCGCGGTCAGTGGCAATCTCTCATCGAATGAATCGATGGCTTTGCTGGCGGCCAGCATCAAGGGCGTTGGTATCTCCTTACAGCCGCGCGCTGCGGTCGCAGCTTTGATCGCCAGCGGACAGCTGCTGCAGCTTTTGCCAGAATATCAGCCTCAGCAATTAGGCGTGTACGGCATCTACACCTCGCGCGAGCACATGCAACCAGCGCTACGCGCCATGCTAGATCATCTATTGGAATGGTTTGCGCAAGACCCCGATTGGCGTCCCGCAGAATCGGCTTAA
- a CDS encoding MBL fold metallo-hydrolase, giving the protein MFKQTLIASALAATTLLSNAATLSLEVHNPGEAAIFPVASVLVSGAKEMVLIDAQFSRSEAEKLVARIRASGKTLSTVYISHGDPDFYFGLDVIQAAFPQAKIVASAATVAAIQKKGAAKIAYWGPILKQNAPLSLVVPEVLQGDSIQLEGETLKISGPQGAASERSYVWIPSIKAVVGGVALFKGLHVWTADSQSAASRQEWLKTLDGIAALQASTVVPGHFKVGAALTADSISFTRDYLLKFAAETSIATNSGELIAAMRSAYPDVGLDAALQTSAKVAKGEMKW; this is encoded by the coding sequence ATGTTCAAACAAACTCTGATCGCTAGCGCCCTCGCTGCTACTACCCTGCTTAGCAATGCCGCTACTTTGTCACTAGAAGTGCATAACCCTGGCGAGGCGGCGATTTTCCCGGTGGCCTCGGTACTGGTTAGCGGTGCCAAAGAGATGGTGTTGATCGATGCCCAATTCTCGCGCAGCGAAGCAGAAAAATTGGTGGCGCGCATACGTGCCAGCGGTAAAACCCTGAGCACCGTGTATATCAGCCACGGCGATCCAGATTTCTATTTTGGACTGGATGTGATCCAAGCCGCGTTTCCGCAGGCAAAAATAGTCGCCAGCGCCGCCACGGTGGCCGCGATACAAAAAAAGGGTGCCGCCAAGATTGCCTACTGGGGCCCTATCCTGAAACAAAATGCGCCACTTAGCCTGGTCGTACCTGAGGTGTTACAGGGCGACAGCATACAACTGGAAGGCGAGACGCTGAAGATATCCGGCCCACAAGGCGCAGCTTCCGAGCGCAGCTATGTCTGGATTCCCTCCATCAAAGCGGTGGTCGGTGGCGTGGCCTTATTTAAGGGTTTGCACGTCTGGACCGCCGACAGCCAAAGCGCGGCATCGCGCCAGGAATGGTTGAAAACTTTAGACGGCATCGCGGCATTGCAAGCGAGCACCGTGGTGCCCGGGCATTTTAAAGTCGGCGCTGCGCTGACAGCGGACAGCATCAGTTTTACCCGCGACTATTTGCTTAAATTTGCGGCCGAAACCAGTATCGCGACTAACTCGGGTGAGCTGATCGCGGCCATGCGTAGCGCCTATCCGGATGTGGGTCTGGATGCCGCCTTGCAAACTAGCGCCAAAGTCGCCAAGGGTGAAATGAAGTGGTAA
- a CDS encoding MFS transporter, whose protein sequence is MKTPLLIATACLLALLSTVGAALPYPILPPLFAADASNSLNHFMGLPPKLLFGIALSINPLGLLLGSALLGPLSDRFGRRPVLLSSALGAALGHAITAWALLLQSYPLFILARFVTGLMEGNASVARALLADRLTGDKRVKALAWLNGAFYAGWLAGPLLAGVTLVWGITVPFWIAAGALVLAAALVMMSMPTEARSKATTSWWQVARDQHTLLLLRHPALRSLFVIQLAYTCGVTAFYEFYPLWLVEVPGYDAQGIAWMTAALCGLMIVSSFFAGRPSTIAPLRRIRWHAYFVAGAIACLAIGNLWLGLAAIILFGIPNSFYNAILPSWCAEQFGHYGQGAVMGLISTTFCLANIIMALIGSVLTLIDTRLILLLGAALSSWAAWRIGHWQKELALQAGKQLEAA, encoded by the coding sequence ATGAAAACACCGCTACTGATCGCCACCGCCTGTCTGCTGGCGCTGCTCTCTACTGTGGGTGCGGCGCTGCCTTATCCTATCTTGCCGCCGCTGTTTGCGGCTGACGCCAGCAATAGTCTGAATCACTTCATGGGTTTGCCGCCCAAACTTTTGTTTGGCATCGCCTTGAGTATTAATCCGCTAGGTTTGCTGCTAGGTTCGGCCTTACTCGGGCCTTTATCGGATCGCTTTGGCCGACGTCCGGTGTTGTTAAGCAGCGCTTTGGGAGCCGCACTTGGGCATGCGATTACTGCCTGGGCTTTGCTATTGCAGTCGTATCCGCTGTTTATACTGGCACGATTTGTTACCGGATTAATGGAAGGCAATGCATCGGTGGCGCGCGCCTTACTGGCTGACCGGCTCACGGGCGATAAGCGGGTCAAGGCGCTGGCGTGGCTCAATGGCGCGTTTTATGCAGGCTGGCTGGCCGGGCCATTATTGGCCGGCGTCACTTTAGTCTGGGGGATTACCGTGCCATTTTGGATAGCGGCCGGAGCACTCGTGCTGGCCGCCGCCTTGGTAATGATGAGCATGCCCACAGAGGCTCGATCCAAAGCCACTACCTCGTGGTGGCAAGTGGCGCGTGATCAGCATACCTTGCTGTTATTGCGGCATCCGGCTTTGCGTAGTTTGTTTGTGATTCAGCTCGCTTACACCTGTGGTGTTACTGCGTTTTACGAATTTTATCCGCTGTGGCTGGTCGAAGTGCCAGGCTACGATGCGCAGGGAATTGCCTGGATGACGGCGGCTCTGTGCGGCTTGATGATAGTCAGTTCATTTTTTGCCGGCCGTCCAAGCACGATAGCCCCTTTGCGACGGATACGCTGGCATGCTTATTTTGTGGCGGGCGCGATTGCCTGCCTGGCTATCGGTAATCTGTGGCTGGGTTTGGCGGCGATTATCCTGTTTGGGATACCGAATTCATTTTATAACGCGATACTGCCGAGCTGGTGTGCCGAGCAGTTTGGTCACTACGGCCAAGGTGCGGTAATGGGCTTGATCTCGACCACTTTTTGTCTGGCAAATATCATCATGGCCTTAATCGGCTCGGTGCTGACCCTGATCGATACCCGTCTGATTTTGCTACTGGGCGCCGCGCTAAGTAGTTGGGCCGCCTGGCGTATCGGGCACTGGCAAAAAGAGTTAGCGCTGCAAGCAGGCAAGCAGCTGGAGGCCGCATGA
- a CDS encoding helix-turn-helix transcriptional regulator — MNTAERVLYLLKTRGPQTAQEIAESLELTSMGARRQLEAWQEKGILSCEDAAEKIGRPTRRWQLTAEGHARFPDRHGDLTVQIIAQVRSLFGEAGLEKLISAREQDTEALYVAALSKANNLKARVKALSTARNAEGYMAHMEIQDDGSLHLIEDHCPICAAAQSCQQFCRSELAVFQRVLGPQCSVERIEHLQAGARRCVYLVREK, encoded by the coding sequence ATGAATACCGCTGAACGTGTTCTGTATCTGCTTAAAACCCGTGGCCCGCAAACCGCACAAGAGATCGCCGAAAGTTTAGAACTCACTTCTATGGGCGCGCGTCGCCAGCTCGAAGCCTGGCAAGAAAAAGGCATACTCAGTTGTGAGGACGCAGCCGAGAAAATTGGTAGACCGACGCGCCGCTGGCAATTGACAGCAGAAGGGCATGCGCGTTTCCCGGATAGACATGGTGATCTGACGGTGCAAATCATCGCCCAGGTGCGTAGCTTGTTTGGCGAAGCTGGTCTGGAAAAACTGATCAGCGCGCGCGAACAAGATACTGAAGCACTGTATGTCGCCGCCCTATCCAAGGCAAACAACCTCAAAGCCAGGGTCAAGGCGCTCAGTACGGCACGCAATGCCGAAGGCTATATGGCGCATATGGAAATTCAAGACGACGGCAGTTTGCATCTGATCGAAGACCATTGCCCGATCTGCGCAGCGGCGCAAAGCTGTCAGCAGTTTTGTCGTTCAGAATTAGCGGTTTTTCAGCGCGTATTGGGGCCGCAATGCAGCGTAGAAAGAATCGAACACTTGCAAGCCGGTGCGCGCCGTTGCGTATATCTGGTGCGCGAGAAATAA